In the genome of Entelurus aequoreus isolate RoL-2023_Sb linkage group LG15, RoL_Eaeq_v1.1, whole genome shotgun sequence, one region contains:
- the ackr4b gene encoding atypical chemokine receptor 4b: MEDYYYHDDEDSSLNVSYDYSYEHSVCDKETVRSFASVFLPAIYSLALVVGLAGNALVVAVYASRSRLRTLTDVCILNLAISDLLLLVTLPFWAADAVHGWRLGSAACKLTSFLYSTNFSCGMLLLACISVDRYRAVAQSTAGRATRGPRVRRKWLVVCLALWAVASFLGLPELVFSTVKHSHHRIYCTAVYPHSMARPAKATLELLEVGLRFVLPFLVMVVCYCLLGRALGRVAGMQRERKWRALRVLLAVVAVFLLTQLPYNVVKLCRALDIIYMLVTDCEVSKGLDHALQVTESLALTHACINPLLYAFLGSSFRGHILKAAKRLGQQLGQHPEREAGEPAVEIALTTRNQNQSQSGSEEPDTSTFTM, encoded by the coding sequence ATGGAGGACTACTATTACCATGACGACGAGGACTCCAGCCTCAACGTCAGCTACGACTACAGCTATGAACACTCGGTCTGCGACAAGGAGACTGTGCGTTCGTTCGCCAGTGTCTTCCTCCCGGCCATCTACTCGCTGGCACTGGTGGTGGGCCTGGCGGGGAACGCTCTGGTTGTGGCGGTCTACGCGTCACGCTCGCGACTGCGCACCTTGACAGACGTGTGCATCCTTAACCTGGCCATCTCGGACCTGCTCCTGCTCGTCACACTGCCGTTCTGGGCGGCTGACGCCGTGCACGGCTGGAGGTTGGGCTCAGCTGCATGCAAGCTCACCTCCTTCCTCTACAGCACCAACTTCAGCTGTGGCATGCTTCTGCTGGCCTGCATCAGCGTGGACCGCTACAGGGCCGTAGCCCAGAGCACGGCAGGGAGGGCCACTAGGGGCCCCCGCGTACGGAGAAAGTGGCTCGTGGTGTGCTTGGCGCTGTGGGCAGTGGCTAGCTTCCTTGGTCTCCCCGAGTTGGTCTTCTCCACCGTCAAGCACTCCCATCACAGGATATACTGTACGGCTGTGTACCCGCACAGCATGGCTCGACCCGCCAAAGCTACCCTGGAGCTGCTGGAGGTTGGCCTCAGGTTTGTGCTGCCTTTCCTGGTTATGGTGGTCTGCTACTGCTTGTTGGGCCGTGCCCTGGGCCGAGTGGCGGGCATGCAGAGGGAGCGGAAGTGGCGGGCCCTGCGGGTGCTGTTAGCGGTGGTGGCCGTCTTTCTGCTGACTCAGCTTCCTTACAATGTGGTAAAACTATGCAGAGCGCTGGACATAATCTACATGCTAGTGACCGACTGTGAGGTCAGTAAGGGCTTAGATCACGCCCTCCAAGTGACCGAGAGCCTGGCGCTGACCCACGCCTGCATTAACCCGCTCCTCTACGCATTCCTCGGTTCCTCCTTCAGGGGACACATCCTCAAAGCTGCCAAGCGTCTCGGTCAGCAACTCGGGCAGCACCCCGAACGAGAGGCCGGCGAGCCAGCGGTAGAGATCGCGCTCACCACTCGCAATCAAAACCAATCACAGTCTGGATCAGAGGAACCAGACACAAGCACGTTTACCATGTGA